Proteins encoded by one window of Puniceicoccaceae bacterium:
- a CDS encoding RsmD family RNA methyltransferase: MRITGGSARSIALDCPKGDWVRPATDRMREAVFSSIGDDVQGAVFLDLFAGAGTYGLEAISRGASAGVFVEQHRAALKAIEQNLQAVLHSAGREEELEGNFKITGADVFQWLARGGAPGLQVDLVFVDPPYREVEARYFGVLEQLTSCFHPQKGAWILLESPVLLENFPKGYAVRKQFGRGREDTRAMLLSWLPNR; encoded by the coding sequence ATGCGTATCACCGGAGGAAGCGCCCGCAGTATTGCACTGGATTGCCCGAAAGGCGATTGGGTGCGTCCCGCAACCGACCGCATGCGAGAGGCGGTATTCTCTTCCATCGGGGACGATGTGCAGGGCGCGGTTTTTCTCGATCTCTTTGCCGGAGCGGGGACCTACGGATTGGAGGCCATCAGTCGCGGGGCGAGTGCTGGGGTATTTGTCGAACAGCATCGCGCTGCCCTGAAGGCTATCGAACAAAACCTACAGGCGGTGTTGCACAGTGCGGGCAGGGAAGAAGAGTTGGAGGGAAATTTCAAGATAACCGGAGCTGACGTTTTTCAGTGGTTGGCGAGGGGTGGAGCACCGGGGTTGCAAGTGGATTTGGTATTTGTGGATCCACCTTACCGCGAGGTAGAGGCCCGCTATTTTGGGGTGCTTGAGCAATTGACCTCCTGTTTTCATCCGCAAAAGGGAGCCTGGATACTGCTGGAATCGCCAGTTTTGCTGGAGAACTTCCCCAAAGGCTATGCGGTGCGCAAACAGTTTGGGAGAGGACGGGAGGACACCCGGGCAATGTTGTTAAGTTGGTTGCCGAATCGCTGA